From one Macaca nemestrina isolate mMacNem1 chromosome 5, mMacNem.hap1, whole genome shotgun sequence genomic stretch:
- the LOC105497591 gene encoding cyclic AMP-dependent transcription factor ATF-6 beta isoform X4, translating into MVGGWGGKMAELMLLSEIADPTRFFADNLLSPEDWGLQNSTLYSGLDEVAEEQTQLFRCPEQDVPFDGSSLDVGMDVSPPEPPWELLPILPDLQVKSEPSSPCSSSSRSSESSHLSTEPSSEALGVGEVLHVKTESLAPPLCLLGDDPTSSFETVQINVVPTSDDCSDVQTKIEPVSPCSSINSEASLLSADSSSQAFVGEEVLEVKTESLSPSGCLLWDVPAPSLGAVQISMGPSPDGSSGKALPIRKPPLQPKPVVLTTVPMPPRAVPPSTTVLLQPLVQPPPVVLIQGAIRVQPEGPAASLPRPERKSIVPAPMPGNSCPPEVDAKLLKRQQRMIKNRESACQSRRKKKEYLQGLEARLQAVLADNQQLRRENAALRRRLEALLAENSELKLGSGNRKVVCIMVFLLFIAFNFGPVSISEPPSAPFSPRMNKGEPQPRRHLLGFSEQEPVHGVEPLQGSSQGPEEPQPSPTDQPSFRNLTTFPGGAKELLLRDLDQLFLSSDCRHFNRTESLRLADELSGWVQRHQRGRRKIPQRAQERQKSQPRKKSPPVKAVPIQPPGPPERDSVGQLQLYRHPDRSQPAFLDAIDRREDTFYVVSFRRDHLLLPAISHNKTSRPKMSLVMPAMAPNETLSGRGAPGDYEEMMQIECEVMDTRVIHIKTSTVPPSLRKQPSPTPGNATGGPLPASAASQAHQASHQPLYLNHP; encoded by the exons atggttggggggtgggggggaaagATGGCGGAGCTGATGCTCCTCAGCGAGATTGCCGACCCGACGCGTTTCTTCGCCGACAACCTGCTGAGCCCGGAGGACTGGGGTCTGCAGA ACAGCACCTTGTATTCTGGCCTAGATGAAGTGGCCGAGGAGCAGACGCAGCTCTTCCGTTGCCCCGAGCAGGATGTCCCG TTTGACGGCAGCTCCCTGGACGTGGGGATGGATGTCAGCCCCCCTGAGCCCCCATGGGAACTCCTGCCGATCTTGCCAG ATCTTCAGGTGAAGTCTGAGCCGTCTTCcccctgctcttcctcctcccgcAGCTCCGAGTCATCACATCTCTCCACAGAGCCCTCCAGCGAG GCTCTTGGGGTAGGGGAGGTGCTCCATGTGAAGACAGAGTCCTTGGCACCCCCACTGTGTCTCCTGGGAGATGACCCAACATCCTCATTTGAAACTGTCCAGATCAACGTAGTCCCCACTTCTGATGATTGCTCAG ATGTCCAGACCAAGATAGAACCTGTCTCTCCATGTTCTTCCATCAACTCTGAGGCCTCCCTGCTCTCAGCTGACTCCTCCAGCCAG GCTTTTGTAGGAGAGGAGGTCCTGGAAGTGAAGACAGAGTCCCTATCCCCTTCAGGGTGCCTCCTATGGGATGTCCCAGCCCCCTCACTTGGAGCTGTCCAGATCAGCATGGGCCCATCCCCTGATGGCTCCTCAG GGAAAGCCCTGCCCATCCGGAAGCCGCCACTGCAGCCCAAACCTGTGGTGCTAACCACTGTCCCAATGCCACCCAGAGCTGTGCCTCCCAGCACCACCGTCCTTctgcagcccctcgtccagccacCCCCAG TTGTCCTCATCCAGGGTGCTATTCGAGTCCAGCCTGAAGGGCCGGCTGCCTCTCTACCACGGCCTGAGAGGAAGAGCATCGTTCCTGCTCCTATGCCTGGAAACTCCTGCCCGCCTGAAGTGGAT GCAAAGCTGCTGAAGCGGCAGCAGCGAATGATCAAGAACCGGGAGTCAGCCTGCCAGTCccggagaaagaaaaaagagtatctGCAGGGGCTGGAGGCTCGGCTGCAGGCAGTGCTGGCTGACAACCAGCAGCTCCGCCGGGAGAATGCTGCCCTCCGGCGGCGGCTGGAGGCCCTGCTGGCTGAA AACAGCGAGCTCAAGTTAGGGTCTGGAAACAGGAAGGTGGTCTGCATCATGGTCTTCCTTCTCTTCATTGCCTTCAACTTTGGACCCGTCAG CATCAGTGAGCCTCCTTCAGCTCCTTTCTCTCCTCGGATGAACAAGGGGGAGCCTCAACCCCGGAGACACTTGCTGGGGTTCTCAGAGCAAGAGCCAGTTCATGGAGTTGAACCTCTCCAGGGGTCCTCCCAGGGCCCTGAagagccccagcccagccccacagACCAGCCCAGTTTCAG GAACCTGACAACCTTCCCTGGGGGCGCCAAGGAGCTACTACTAAGAGACCTAGACCAGCTCTTCCTCTCCTCTGATTGCCGGCACTTCAACCGCACCGAGTCCCTGAG GCTTGCTGACGAGCTGAGTGGCTGGGTCCAGCGCCACCAGAGAGGCCGGCGGAAGATCCCTCAGAGGGCCCAGGAGAGACAG AAGTCTCAGCCACGGAAGAAGTCACCTCCAGTTAAGGCAGTCCCCATCCAACCCCCTGGACCCCCGGAAAG GGATTCTGTGGGCCAGCTGCAGCTATATCGCCACCCAGACCGTTCGCAGCCAGCGTTCTTGGATGCAATTGACCGACGGGAAGACACATTTTATGTTGTCTCTTTCCGAAGA GACCACCTGCTGCTCCCAGCCATCAGCCACAACAAGACCTCCCGGCCCAAGATGTCCCTGGTGATGCCGGCCATGGCCCCCAATG AGACCCTGTCAGGCCGTGGGGCCCCGGGGGACTATGAGGAGATGATGCAGATCGAGTGTGAGGTCATGGACACCAGGGTGATTCACATCAAGACCTCCACGGTGCCCCCCTCGCTCCGAAAACAGCCATCCCCAACCCCAGGCAATGCCACAGGTGGCCCCTTGCCAGCCTCTGCAGCCAGCCAGGCCCATCAGGCCTCCCACCAGCCCCTCTACCTCAATCATCCCTGA
- the LOC105497591 gene encoding cyclic AMP-dependent transcription factor ATF-6 beta isoform X3: MVGGWGGKMAELMLLSEIADPTRFFADNLLSPEDWDSTLYSGLDEVAEEQTQLFRCPEQDVPFDGSSLDVGMDVSPPEPPWELLPILPDLQVKSEPSSPCSSSSRSSESSHLSTEPSSEALGVGEVLHVKTESLAPPLCLLGDDPTSSFETVQINVVPTSDDCSDVQTKIEPVSPCSSINSEASLLSADSSSQAFVGEEVLEVKTESLSPSGCLLWDVPAPSLGAVQISMGPSPDGSSGKALPIRKPPLQPKPVVLTTVPMPPRAVPPSTTVLLQPLVQPPPVSPVVLIQGAIRVQPEGPAASLPRPERKSIVPAPMPGNSCPPEVDAKLLKRQQRMIKNRESACQSRRKKKEYLQGLEARLQAVLADNQQLRRENAALRRRLEALLAENSELKLGSGNRKVVCIMVFLLFIAFNFGPVSISEPPSAPFSPRMNKGEPQPRRHLLGFSEQEPVHGVEPLQGSSQGPEEPQPSPTDQPSFRNLTTFPGGAKELLLRDLDQLFLSSDCRHFNRTESLRLADELSGWVQRHQRGRRKIPQRAQERQKSQPRKKSPPVKAVPIQPPGPPERDSVGQLQLYRHPDRSQPAFLDAIDRREDTFYVVSFRRDHLLLPAISHNKTSRPKMSLVMPAMAPNETLSGRGAPGDYEEMMQIECEVMDTRVIHIKTSTVPPSLRKQPSPTPGNATGGPLPASAASQAHQASHQPLYLNHP; encoded by the exons atggttggggggtgggggggaaagATGGCGGAGCTGATGCTCCTCAGCGAGATTGCCGACCCGACGCGTTTCTTCGCCGACAACCTGCTGAGCCCGGAGGACTGGG ACAGCACCTTGTATTCTGGCCTAGATGAAGTGGCCGAGGAGCAGACGCAGCTCTTCCGTTGCCCCGAGCAGGATGTCCCG TTTGACGGCAGCTCCCTGGACGTGGGGATGGATGTCAGCCCCCCTGAGCCCCCATGGGAACTCCTGCCGATCTTGCCAG ATCTTCAGGTGAAGTCTGAGCCGTCTTCcccctgctcttcctcctcccgcAGCTCCGAGTCATCACATCTCTCCACAGAGCCCTCCAGCGAG GCTCTTGGGGTAGGGGAGGTGCTCCATGTGAAGACAGAGTCCTTGGCACCCCCACTGTGTCTCCTGGGAGATGACCCAACATCCTCATTTGAAACTGTCCAGATCAACGTAGTCCCCACTTCTGATGATTGCTCAG ATGTCCAGACCAAGATAGAACCTGTCTCTCCATGTTCTTCCATCAACTCTGAGGCCTCCCTGCTCTCAGCTGACTCCTCCAGCCAG GCTTTTGTAGGAGAGGAGGTCCTGGAAGTGAAGACAGAGTCCCTATCCCCTTCAGGGTGCCTCCTATGGGATGTCCCAGCCCCCTCACTTGGAGCTGTCCAGATCAGCATGGGCCCATCCCCTGATGGCTCCTCAG GGAAAGCCCTGCCCATCCGGAAGCCGCCACTGCAGCCCAAACCTGTGGTGCTAACCACTGTCCCAATGCCACCCAGAGCTGTGCCTCCCAGCACCACCGTCCTTctgcagcccctcgtccagccacCCCCAG TATCCCCAGTTGTCCTCATCCAGGGTGCTATTCGAGTCCAGCCTGAAGGGCCGGCTGCCTCTCTACCACGGCCTGAGAGGAAGAGCATCGTTCCTGCTCCTATGCCTGGAAACTCCTGCCCGCCTGAAGTGGAT GCAAAGCTGCTGAAGCGGCAGCAGCGAATGATCAAGAACCGGGAGTCAGCCTGCCAGTCccggagaaagaaaaaagagtatctGCAGGGGCTGGAGGCTCGGCTGCAGGCAGTGCTGGCTGACAACCAGCAGCTCCGCCGGGAGAATGCTGCCCTCCGGCGGCGGCTGGAGGCCCTGCTGGCTGAA AACAGCGAGCTCAAGTTAGGGTCTGGAAACAGGAAGGTGGTCTGCATCATGGTCTTCCTTCTCTTCATTGCCTTCAACTTTGGACCCGTCAG CATCAGTGAGCCTCCTTCAGCTCCTTTCTCTCCTCGGATGAACAAGGGGGAGCCTCAACCCCGGAGACACTTGCTGGGGTTCTCAGAGCAAGAGCCAGTTCATGGAGTTGAACCTCTCCAGGGGTCCTCCCAGGGCCCTGAagagccccagcccagccccacagACCAGCCCAGTTTCAG GAACCTGACAACCTTCCCTGGGGGCGCCAAGGAGCTACTACTAAGAGACCTAGACCAGCTCTTCCTCTCCTCTGATTGCCGGCACTTCAACCGCACCGAGTCCCTGAG GCTTGCTGACGAGCTGAGTGGCTGGGTCCAGCGCCACCAGAGAGGCCGGCGGAAGATCCCTCAGAGGGCCCAGGAGAGACAG AAGTCTCAGCCACGGAAGAAGTCACCTCCAGTTAAGGCAGTCCCCATCCAACCCCCTGGACCCCCGGAAAG GGATTCTGTGGGCCAGCTGCAGCTATATCGCCACCCAGACCGTTCGCAGCCAGCGTTCTTGGATGCAATTGACCGACGGGAAGACACATTTTATGTTGTCTCTTTCCGAAGA GACCACCTGCTGCTCCCAGCCATCAGCCACAACAAGACCTCCCGGCCCAAGATGTCCCTGGTGATGCCGGCCATGGCCCCCAATG AGACCCTGTCAGGCCGTGGGGCCCCGGGGGACTATGAGGAGATGATGCAGATCGAGTGTGAGGTCATGGACACCAGGGTGATTCACATCAAGACCTCCACGGTGCCCCCCTCGCTCCGAAAACAGCCATCCCCAACCCCAGGCAATGCCACAGGTGGCCCCTTGCCAGCCTCTGCAGCCAGCCAGGCCCATCAGGCCTCCCACCAGCCCCTCTACCTCAATCATCCCTGA
- the LOC105497591 gene encoding cyclic AMP-dependent transcription factor ATF-6 beta isoform X1: MVGGWGGKMAELMLLSEIADPTRFFADNLLSPEDWGLQNSTLYSGLDEVAEEQTQLFRCPEQDVPFDGSSLDVGMDVSPPEPPWELLPILPDLQVKSEPSSPCSSSSRSSESSHLSTEPSSEALGVGEVLHVKTESLAPPLCLLGDDPTSSFETVQINVVPTSDDCSDVQTKIEPVSPCSSINSEASLLSADSSSQAFVGEEVLEVKTESLSPSGCLLWDVPAPSLGAVQISMGPSPDGSSGKALPIRKPPLQPKPVVLTTVPMPPRAVPPSTTVLLQPLVQPPPVSPVVLIQGAIRVQPEGPAASLPRPERKSIVPAPMPGNSCPPEVDAKLLKRQQRMIKNRESACQSRRKKKEYLQGLEARLQAVLADNQQLRRENAALRRRLEALLAENSELKLGSGNRKVVCIMVFLLFIAFNFGPVSISEPPSAPFSPRMNKGEPQPRRHLLGFSEQEPVHGVEPLQGSSQGPEEPQPSPTDQPSFRNLTTFPGGAKELLLRDLDQLFLSSDCRHFNRTESLRLADELSGWVQRHQRGRRKIPQRAQERQKSQPRKKSPPVKAVPIQPPGPPERDSVGQLQLYRHPDRSQPAFLDAIDRREDTFYVVSFRRDHLLLPAISHNKTSRPKMSLVMPAMAPNETLSGRGAPGDYEEMMQIECEVMDTRVIHIKTSTVPPSLRKQPSPTPGNATGGPLPASAASQAHQASHQPLYLNHP; encoded by the exons atggttggggggtgggggggaaagATGGCGGAGCTGATGCTCCTCAGCGAGATTGCCGACCCGACGCGTTTCTTCGCCGACAACCTGCTGAGCCCGGAGGACTGGGGTCTGCAGA ACAGCACCTTGTATTCTGGCCTAGATGAAGTGGCCGAGGAGCAGACGCAGCTCTTCCGTTGCCCCGAGCAGGATGTCCCG TTTGACGGCAGCTCCCTGGACGTGGGGATGGATGTCAGCCCCCCTGAGCCCCCATGGGAACTCCTGCCGATCTTGCCAG ATCTTCAGGTGAAGTCTGAGCCGTCTTCcccctgctcttcctcctcccgcAGCTCCGAGTCATCACATCTCTCCACAGAGCCCTCCAGCGAG GCTCTTGGGGTAGGGGAGGTGCTCCATGTGAAGACAGAGTCCTTGGCACCCCCACTGTGTCTCCTGGGAGATGACCCAACATCCTCATTTGAAACTGTCCAGATCAACGTAGTCCCCACTTCTGATGATTGCTCAG ATGTCCAGACCAAGATAGAACCTGTCTCTCCATGTTCTTCCATCAACTCTGAGGCCTCCCTGCTCTCAGCTGACTCCTCCAGCCAG GCTTTTGTAGGAGAGGAGGTCCTGGAAGTGAAGACAGAGTCCCTATCCCCTTCAGGGTGCCTCCTATGGGATGTCCCAGCCCCCTCACTTGGAGCTGTCCAGATCAGCATGGGCCCATCCCCTGATGGCTCCTCAG GGAAAGCCCTGCCCATCCGGAAGCCGCCACTGCAGCCCAAACCTGTGGTGCTAACCACTGTCCCAATGCCACCCAGAGCTGTGCCTCCCAGCACCACCGTCCTTctgcagcccctcgtccagccacCCCCAG TATCCCCAGTTGTCCTCATCCAGGGTGCTATTCGAGTCCAGCCTGAAGGGCCGGCTGCCTCTCTACCACGGCCTGAGAGGAAGAGCATCGTTCCTGCTCCTATGCCTGGAAACTCCTGCCCGCCTGAAGTGGAT GCAAAGCTGCTGAAGCGGCAGCAGCGAATGATCAAGAACCGGGAGTCAGCCTGCCAGTCccggagaaagaaaaaagagtatctGCAGGGGCTGGAGGCTCGGCTGCAGGCAGTGCTGGCTGACAACCAGCAGCTCCGCCGGGAGAATGCTGCCCTCCGGCGGCGGCTGGAGGCCCTGCTGGCTGAA AACAGCGAGCTCAAGTTAGGGTCTGGAAACAGGAAGGTGGTCTGCATCATGGTCTTCCTTCTCTTCATTGCCTTCAACTTTGGACCCGTCAG CATCAGTGAGCCTCCTTCAGCTCCTTTCTCTCCTCGGATGAACAAGGGGGAGCCTCAACCCCGGAGACACTTGCTGGGGTTCTCAGAGCAAGAGCCAGTTCATGGAGTTGAACCTCTCCAGGGGTCCTCCCAGGGCCCTGAagagccccagcccagccccacagACCAGCCCAGTTTCAG GAACCTGACAACCTTCCCTGGGGGCGCCAAGGAGCTACTACTAAGAGACCTAGACCAGCTCTTCCTCTCCTCTGATTGCCGGCACTTCAACCGCACCGAGTCCCTGAG GCTTGCTGACGAGCTGAGTGGCTGGGTCCAGCGCCACCAGAGAGGCCGGCGGAAGATCCCTCAGAGGGCCCAGGAGAGACAG AAGTCTCAGCCACGGAAGAAGTCACCTCCAGTTAAGGCAGTCCCCATCCAACCCCCTGGACCCCCGGAAAG GGATTCTGTGGGCCAGCTGCAGCTATATCGCCACCCAGACCGTTCGCAGCCAGCGTTCTTGGATGCAATTGACCGACGGGAAGACACATTTTATGTTGTCTCTTTCCGAAGA GACCACCTGCTGCTCCCAGCCATCAGCCACAACAAGACCTCCCGGCCCAAGATGTCCCTGGTGATGCCGGCCATGGCCCCCAATG AGACCCTGTCAGGCCGTGGGGCCCCGGGGGACTATGAGGAGATGATGCAGATCGAGTGTGAGGTCATGGACACCAGGGTGATTCACATCAAGACCTCCACGGTGCCCCCCTCGCTCCGAAAACAGCCATCCCCAACCCCAGGCAATGCCACAGGTGGCCCCTTGCCAGCCTCTGCAGCCAGCCAGGCCCATCAGGCCTCCCACCAGCCCCTCTACCTCAATCATCCCTGA
- the LOC105497591 gene encoding cyclic AMP-dependent transcription factor ATF-6 beta isoform X2 → MVGGWGGKMAELMLLSEIADPTRFFADNLLSPEDWGLQNSTLYSGLDEVAEEQTQLFRCPEQDVPFDGSSLDVGMDVSPPEPPWELLPILPDLQVKSEPSSPCSSSSRSSESSHLSTEPSSEALGVGEVLHVKTESLAPPLCLLGDDPTSSFETVQINVVPTSDDCSDVQTKIEPVSPCSSINSEASLLSADSSSQAFVGEEVLEVKTESLSPSGCLLWDVPAPSLGAVQISMGPSPDGSSGKALPIRKPPLQPKPVVLTTVPMPPRAVPPSTTVLLQPLVQPPPVSPVVLIQGAIRVQPEGPAASLPRPERKSIVPAPMPGNSCPPEVDAKLLKRQQRMIKNRESACQSRRKKKEYLQGLEARLQAVLADNQQLRRENAALRRRLEALLAENSELKLGSGNRKVVCIMVFLLFIAFNFGPVSISEPPSAPFSPRMNKGEPQPRRHLLGFSEQEPVHGVEPLQGSSQGPEEPQPSPTDQPSFRNLTTFPGGAKELLLRDLDQLFLSSDCRHFNRTESLRLADELSGWVQRHQRGRRKIPQRAQERQSQPRKKSPPVKAVPIQPPGPPERDSVGQLQLYRHPDRSQPAFLDAIDRREDTFYVVSFRRDHLLLPAISHNKTSRPKMSLVMPAMAPNETLSGRGAPGDYEEMMQIECEVMDTRVIHIKTSTVPPSLRKQPSPTPGNATGGPLPASAASQAHQASHQPLYLNHP, encoded by the exons atggttggggggtgggggggaaagATGGCGGAGCTGATGCTCCTCAGCGAGATTGCCGACCCGACGCGTTTCTTCGCCGACAACCTGCTGAGCCCGGAGGACTGGGGTCTGCAGA ACAGCACCTTGTATTCTGGCCTAGATGAAGTGGCCGAGGAGCAGACGCAGCTCTTCCGTTGCCCCGAGCAGGATGTCCCG TTTGACGGCAGCTCCCTGGACGTGGGGATGGATGTCAGCCCCCCTGAGCCCCCATGGGAACTCCTGCCGATCTTGCCAG ATCTTCAGGTGAAGTCTGAGCCGTCTTCcccctgctcttcctcctcccgcAGCTCCGAGTCATCACATCTCTCCACAGAGCCCTCCAGCGAG GCTCTTGGGGTAGGGGAGGTGCTCCATGTGAAGACAGAGTCCTTGGCACCCCCACTGTGTCTCCTGGGAGATGACCCAACATCCTCATTTGAAACTGTCCAGATCAACGTAGTCCCCACTTCTGATGATTGCTCAG ATGTCCAGACCAAGATAGAACCTGTCTCTCCATGTTCTTCCATCAACTCTGAGGCCTCCCTGCTCTCAGCTGACTCCTCCAGCCAG GCTTTTGTAGGAGAGGAGGTCCTGGAAGTGAAGACAGAGTCCCTATCCCCTTCAGGGTGCCTCCTATGGGATGTCCCAGCCCCCTCACTTGGAGCTGTCCAGATCAGCATGGGCCCATCCCCTGATGGCTCCTCAG GGAAAGCCCTGCCCATCCGGAAGCCGCCACTGCAGCCCAAACCTGTGGTGCTAACCACTGTCCCAATGCCACCCAGAGCTGTGCCTCCCAGCACCACCGTCCTTctgcagcccctcgtccagccacCCCCAG TATCCCCAGTTGTCCTCATCCAGGGTGCTATTCGAGTCCAGCCTGAAGGGCCGGCTGCCTCTCTACCACGGCCTGAGAGGAAGAGCATCGTTCCTGCTCCTATGCCTGGAAACTCCTGCCCGCCTGAAGTGGAT GCAAAGCTGCTGAAGCGGCAGCAGCGAATGATCAAGAACCGGGAGTCAGCCTGCCAGTCccggagaaagaaaaaagagtatctGCAGGGGCTGGAGGCTCGGCTGCAGGCAGTGCTGGCTGACAACCAGCAGCTCCGCCGGGAGAATGCTGCCCTCCGGCGGCGGCTGGAGGCCCTGCTGGCTGAA AACAGCGAGCTCAAGTTAGGGTCTGGAAACAGGAAGGTGGTCTGCATCATGGTCTTCCTTCTCTTCATTGCCTTCAACTTTGGACCCGTCAG CATCAGTGAGCCTCCTTCAGCTCCTTTCTCTCCTCGGATGAACAAGGGGGAGCCTCAACCCCGGAGACACTTGCTGGGGTTCTCAGAGCAAGAGCCAGTTCATGGAGTTGAACCTCTCCAGGGGTCCTCCCAGGGCCCTGAagagccccagcccagccccacagACCAGCCCAGTTTCAG GAACCTGACAACCTTCCCTGGGGGCGCCAAGGAGCTACTACTAAGAGACCTAGACCAGCTCTTCCTCTCCTCTGATTGCCGGCACTTCAACCGCACCGAGTCCCTGAG GCTTGCTGACGAGCTGAGTGGCTGGGTCCAGCGCCACCAGAGAGGCCGGCGGAAGATCCCTCAGAGGGCCCAGGAGAGACAG TCTCAGCCACGGAAGAAGTCACCTCCAGTTAAGGCAGTCCCCATCCAACCCCCTGGACCCCCGGAAAG GGATTCTGTGGGCCAGCTGCAGCTATATCGCCACCCAGACCGTTCGCAGCCAGCGTTCTTGGATGCAATTGACCGACGGGAAGACACATTTTATGTTGTCTCTTTCCGAAGA GACCACCTGCTGCTCCCAGCCATCAGCCACAACAAGACCTCCCGGCCCAAGATGTCCCTGGTGATGCCGGCCATGGCCCCCAATG AGACCCTGTCAGGCCGTGGGGCCCCGGGGGACTATGAGGAGATGATGCAGATCGAGTGTGAGGTCATGGACACCAGGGTGATTCACATCAAGACCTCCACGGTGCCCCCCTCGCTCCGAAAACAGCCATCCCCAACCCCAGGCAATGCCACAGGTGGCCCCTTGCCAGCCTCTGCAGCCAGCCAGGCCCATCAGGCCTCCCACCAGCCCCTCTACCTCAATCATCCCTGA